A region of Clostridia bacterium DNA encodes the following proteins:
- a CDS encoding ATP-binding protein — protein sequence MNRIRILDSRTADQIAAGEVVERPASVVKELVENALDAGARRVVIEIAGGGAREVTVRDDAEGMTPEDARLALERHATSKIRRLEDLQRLATLG from the coding sequence ATGAACCGCATCCGCATCCTCGACAGCCGCACGGCGGACCAGATCGCGGCCGGGGAGGTCGTCGAGCGGCCGGCGTCCGTGGTGAAGGAGCTCGTCGAGAACGCGCTCGACGCCGGAGCGAGGCGGGTCGTGATCGAGATCGCGGGCGGCGGCGCGCGCGAGGTCACGGTGCGCGACGACGCCGAGGGCATGACGCCGGAGGACGCGAGGCTGGCGCTGGAGCGGCACGCGACCAGCAAGATCCGCCGGCTGGAGGACCTGCAACGGCTCGCCACGTTGGG